In Leifsonia sp. ZF2019, a genomic segment contains:
- a CDS encoding TetR/AcrR family transcriptional regulator: MTDKITERIPSAQRREQILSAAGRVFGERGYFGATTDQIAKAAGISQPYVVRMFGSKENLFVEVLSRALDTLLVAFTQTIAEWNAQGRPAGDSVDDRKEISRRLGLTYVNLIEDRGILLSLMQAFGMGHDPVIGGKARDGFIAIYRMLREDAGFAADDARSFLAEGMLLNTLLGLRLPDEYGDDPCATELLESTFRTKLQLVLDTTGADA, translated from the coding sequence GTGACGGACAAGATCACCGAACGGATCCCCTCGGCGCAGCGCCGGGAGCAGATCCTCAGCGCCGCCGGGCGCGTCTTCGGCGAACGCGGATACTTCGGTGCGACCACCGATCAGATCGCCAAGGCGGCCGGCATCAGCCAGCCGTACGTGGTGCGCATGTTCGGCAGCAAGGAGAACCTCTTCGTCGAGGTGCTCAGCCGCGCGCTCGACACGCTGCTCGTCGCCTTCACGCAGACCATCGCCGAGTGGAACGCGCAGGGCCGGCCCGCGGGCGACTCCGTCGACGACCGCAAGGAGATCAGCCGCCGCCTCGGGCTCACCTACGTCAACCTCATCGAGGACCGCGGCATCCTTCTCTCCCTCATGCAGGCGTTCGGGATGGGCCACGACCCGGTGATCGGGGGCAAGGCCCGCGACGGTTTCATCGCGATCTACCGGATGCTGCGGGAGGACGCGGGTTTCGCCGCCGACGACGCGCGCTCCTTCCTGGCGGAGGGCATGCTCCTCAACACCCTGCTCGGGCTGCGCCTGCCGGACGAGTACGGCGACGACCCCTGCGCCACCGAGCTGCTCGAGAGCACGTTCCGCACCAAGCTCCAGCTCGTCCTCGACACGACGGGGGCGGACGCGTGA
- the truB gene encoding tRNA pseudouridine(55) synthase TruB translates to MTGSGLLLVDKPGGMTSHDVVARVRRLAGTRKVGHAGTLDPMATGLLIVGVNSSTRLLTYIVGADKEYLATIRLGSTTTTDDAEGDETGRADAAALAAVADEAVLAGIADLTGEIQQVPSAVSAIKVDGKRAYARVRAGEEVVLEPRAVTVSAFELLAARRMPDSLDLDVRVVCSSGTYIRSLARDLGSALGVGGYLTALRRTRVGRYDVRDAHDLDTLEPDAALLPAVDAATALFERLDLTEQQAIDLTHGRRIHLADREGPGGVPVAAVAPTGQLVGLIEFRGKEARTLVNFPTDEIATA, encoded by the coding sequence GTGACCGGCAGCGGTCTCCTCCTCGTCGACAAGCCGGGAGGGATGACGAGCCACGATGTCGTCGCGCGCGTGCGCCGTCTCGCCGGCACGCGCAAGGTCGGCCACGCGGGGACGCTCGACCCGATGGCGACCGGACTGCTCATCGTGGGCGTCAACTCGTCGACCCGCCTGCTCACCTACATCGTCGGCGCCGACAAGGAGTACCTCGCGACCATCCGGCTCGGATCCACCACCACCACGGACGACGCCGAAGGCGACGAGACCGGGCGGGCCGACGCCGCCGCGCTCGCCGCGGTCGCGGACGAAGCCGTCCTGGCCGGGATCGCCGACCTCACCGGCGAGATCCAGCAGGTGCCGAGCGCGGTGAGCGCCATCAAGGTCGACGGCAAACGCGCCTACGCCCGGGTGCGGGCGGGGGAGGAGGTCGTCCTCGAGCCGCGCGCCGTCACGGTGAGCGCCTTCGAGCTGCTCGCCGCGCGACGCATGCCGGACTCCCTCGACCTCGACGTGCGCGTGGTCTGCTCGTCCGGCACCTACATCCGTTCCCTCGCCCGCGATCTCGGCTCCGCGCTCGGCGTCGGCGGGTACCTGACGGCCCTGCGCCGCACCCGCGTCGGCCGGTACGACGTGCGAGACGCGCACGACCTCGATACGCTCGAGCCGGACGCGGCGCTGCTGCCCGCGGTGGATGCCGCCACAGCACTCTTCGAGCGCCTCGACCTCACCGAGCAGCAGGCGATCGACCTGACGCACGGGCGACGCATCCATCTCGCCGACCGGGAAGGACCGGGCGGCGTCCCTGTCGCGGCCGTCGCCCCGACCGGCCAACTGGTGGGGCTCATCGAGTTCCGCGGAAAGGAAGCAAGGACCCTCGTGAACTTCCCGACCGACGAGATCGCCACGGCATGA
- a CDS encoding bifunctional riboflavin kinase/FAD synthetase, with amino-acid sequence MKVFRSVDEVPEGFGPSAVTIGKFDGVHSGHRAVIGRLREVAADRGLTAAVVTFDRNPLELIAPAKCPASLVSNDQKLDLLAGTGIDATLMVAFDRALAELEPEEFVRRILVDRLHAAVVLVGSDFRFGHRGAGDLAMLRELGGDYGFGVELIDDVRPEHGRRVSSTWIRELLADGDVAHAAELLGHVPAVRGVVVHGAARGRELGFPTANLSPESEGLIPADGVYAGWLTDGDETYPAAISVGNNPTFEGVPHKQVEAYVLDRELDLYGHRVQVSFVQRIRGMVAYQGVEPLIAQISDDVERARSILSAETA; translated from the coding sequence GTGAAGGTCTTCCGCAGCGTCGACGAGGTGCCGGAGGGTTTCGGCCCGAGCGCGGTCACCATCGGCAAGTTCGACGGCGTCCACTCCGGGCACCGCGCGGTCATCGGACGCCTGCGCGAGGTCGCGGCCGACCGCGGGCTCACAGCCGCTGTCGTGACGTTCGACCGCAACCCGCTCGAGCTGATCGCCCCCGCGAAATGCCCGGCCTCCCTCGTCAGCAACGACCAGAAGCTCGACCTCCTCGCAGGCACGGGCATCGACGCGACGCTCATGGTTGCGTTCGACCGCGCCCTCGCCGAGCTGGAGCCCGAGGAGTTCGTGCGCCGCATCCTCGTGGACCGGCTGCACGCCGCCGTCGTGCTGGTGGGCAGCGATTTCCGGTTCGGGCACCGCGGCGCGGGCGATCTGGCGATGCTGCGCGAGCTGGGCGGGGACTACGGCTTCGGAGTCGAGCTCATCGACGACGTGCGCCCGGAGCACGGGCGCCGCGTCTCCTCCACCTGGATCCGCGAACTGCTCGCAGATGGAGACGTCGCGCACGCCGCCGAGCTGCTCGGTCACGTCCCCGCCGTGCGCGGTGTCGTGGTCCACGGCGCCGCCCGCGGACGCGAGCTGGGCTTCCCGACCGCCAATCTGTCGCCGGAATCCGAGGGGCTCATCCCGGCCGACGGCGTCTACGCCGGCTGGCTCACGGACGGCGACGAGACCTACCCGGCCGCCATCTCCGTCGGAAACAACCCGACCTTCGAGGGCGTGCCGCACAAGCAGGTGGAGGCGTACGTCCTCGATCGCGAGCTCGACCTGTACGGGCACCGCGTCCAGGTCTCGTTCGTGCAGCGCATCCGCGGAATGGTCGCCTACCAGGGCGTCGAGCCGCTGATCGCGCAGATCTCGGACGACGTGGAGCGCGCCCGGAGCATCCTCTCGGCCGAGACCGCGTGA
- a CDS encoding MFS transporter yields MSGAAPAVRPLWQGRTIALLGILLVAANLRTAVAALSPIYAEIRAEFPVSSLGVGLLGMLPPICFAVFGLVAPSFTRRLSLETVMLIALGAMLAGHVLRASAGTFAVLAAGSAVTFAGMGVGNVLLPPLVKRYFPDRIGLVTSLYATVMSVSTLLPPLIAVPVADAAGWHVSVGMWAVVSLLAVLPWLRILITHTPAHPAHDVEVEGAPPAMVGRVWHSPLAWAMAVVFAVSSLNAYAMFAWLPQILHDVAGTPPAEAGALLSVYAGMGIPAGLLVPLLAARLRSVAGLIYAAVAFFVLGYLGLILAPGAATWLWVTFAGLGPLLFPLVLVLINMRTRTHAGAVALSGFTQGLGYTLGALGPLTVGLLHQLTGAWTVPLIVLTATALAAAIAGVVVARPRALEDRR; encoded by the coding sequence GTGAGCGGGGCCGCCCCTGCGGTGCGGCCGCTCTGGCAGGGGCGCACGATCGCGCTGCTCGGCATCCTGCTGGTCGCCGCGAACCTGCGCACGGCGGTCGCCGCGCTGTCGCCGATCTACGCCGAGATCCGTGCGGAGTTCCCGGTCTCGAGTCTCGGGGTCGGGCTCCTCGGGATGCTCCCGCCCATCTGCTTCGCCGTGTTCGGACTGGTCGCCCCCTCCTTCACGCGGCGCCTGAGCCTCGAGACGGTCATGCTGATCGCGCTCGGTGCGATGCTCGCCGGACACGTGCTGCGCGCGTCCGCCGGCACGTTCGCCGTGCTCGCCGCCGGGTCTGCGGTCACCTTCGCCGGGATGGGCGTCGGCAACGTGCTGCTGCCTCCGCTCGTCAAGCGGTACTTCCCGGATCGGATCGGGCTGGTGACCTCGCTCTACGCGACGGTCATGTCGGTGAGCACGCTGCTCCCGCCGTTGATCGCGGTGCCCGTCGCCGACGCTGCCGGGTGGCACGTCTCGGTCGGGATGTGGGCCGTCGTCAGCCTGCTCGCCGTGCTGCCGTGGTTGCGCATCCTGATCACGCACACGCCCGCGCATCCCGCGCACGACGTCGAGGTGGAGGGCGCGCCTCCCGCGATGGTGGGCCGGGTGTGGCATTCGCCGCTCGCGTGGGCGATGGCCGTCGTGTTCGCCGTGTCGAGCCTCAACGCGTACGCGATGTTCGCCTGGCTCCCGCAGATCCTGCATGACGTCGCGGGGACCCCGCCGGCCGAGGCGGGCGCTCTGCTGTCGGTGTACGCCGGGATGGGAATCCCGGCCGGGCTCCTCGTGCCGCTGCTCGCCGCGCGGCTGCGGAGCGTCGCCGGCCTCATCTACGCGGCCGTCGCGTTCTTCGTGCTCGGCTATCTGGGGCTCATCCTGGCTCCCGGCGCCGCGACCTGGCTCTGGGTGACGTTCGCCGGGCTCGGGCCGCTGCTCTTCCCGCTCGTGCTCGTGCTGATCAACATGCGTACCCGCACGCACGCCGGCGCCGTCGCCCTGAGCGGCTTCACCCAGGGTCTGGGCTACACGCTGGGTGCGCTCGGCCCCCTCACCGTGGGACTCCTCCATCAGCTGACGGGCGCGTGGACCGTCCCGCTGATCGTGCTCACCGCGACCGCCCTCGCGGCGGCCATCGCCGGGGTCGTCGTCGCGCGCCCCCGCGCCCTCGAAGACCGCCGCTGA
- a CDS encoding ROK family protein: MLVSTPLALAVDFGGTKVEAALVDADGLLVPGSRFRRPTGRTATVADLEASVGGVVRDALAVLPSAASVVGVGIGSAGPIDRVRGLVSPLNVPHWRDYPMRDFIAAEVRSAGLDVPVTLEMDGVAITMAEHWVGAAQGIDNVMGMVVSTGIGGGLIVGGHVITGPTGNAGHIGHVEVGDIRGEDTFGSPYALEAMASGPHTVAWAQQHGFTGTTGEELAAAYAAGDEVAREAIARTGRAVGHAIASATALLDLELVAIGGGFSHSTPDLFAHMRTVIEEHYFPFVRKVRIVPSALSSEGPLIGAGALIHRASLLPA; this comes from the coding sequence ATGCTCGTGTCCACACCCCTCGCTCTCGCCGTCGACTTCGGCGGCACGAAGGTCGAGGCGGCGCTCGTCGATGCCGACGGCCTCCTCGTCCCCGGCTCCCGCTTCCGTCGCCCCACCGGCCGCACCGCCACCGTCGCCGATCTCGAGGCCTCCGTCGGCGGAGTCGTGCGCGACGCGCTCGCGGTCCTCCCCTCCGCTGCGTCGGTCGTCGGCGTGGGGATCGGTTCCGCCGGCCCCATCGACCGCGTGCGCGGCCTCGTCTCGCCGCTCAACGTGCCGCACTGGCGCGACTACCCGATGCGCGACTTCATCGCCGCGGAGGTGCGGTCGGCCGGGCTCGACGTCCCGGTGACCCTGGAGATGGACGGCGTCGCGATCACGATGGCCGAGCACTGGGTCGGCGCCGCGCAGGGCATCGACAACGTGATGGGCATGGTCGTCTCCACCGGGATCGGCGGGGGCCTCATCGTCGGCGGCCACGTCATCACCGGCCCCACCGGCAACGCGGGTCACATCGGCCACGTGGAGGTCGGCGACATCCGCGGCGAGGACACGTTCGGCAGTCCGTACGCGCTGGAGGCCATGGCCTCGGGGCCGCACACGGTCGCCTGGGCGCAGCAGCACGGCTTCACCGGGACGACGGGCGAGGAGCTCGCCGCCGCCTACGCCGCCGGCGACGAGGTCGCCCGGGAGGCCATCGCGCGCACGGGCCGGGCTGTCGGCCACGCCATCGCCTCGGCCACCGCGCTGCTCGACCTGGAGCTCGTCGCCATCGGCGGCGGCTTCTCGCACTCGACGCCCGACCTGTTCGCGCACATGCGCACGGTCATCGAGGAGCACTACTTCCCGTTCGTGCGCAAGGTGCGCATCGTCCCGTCGGCCCTCTCTTCCGAGGGCCCGCTCATCGGCGCCGGAGCCCTCATCCACCGCGCGAGCCTCCTGCCCGCCTGA
- a CDS encoding sugar-binding transcriptional regulator, with amino-acid sequence MALNDTDEILAVKAAELYYEAGKTQDEIGVALNVSRWKVGRLLVAAREHGFVRIEIVHPSARRFSLERELCGFYGLEDAVVVPAAESESETQARVAQAAADYLTTLRPVPRTLGVSWGRTLHAVAARLRPGWAVGVNPVQINGSVSSTRQATAAADTAVVIARKAQGTATLLPSPAIFEHAATRRAIESDRSVQSVLDLARAANAYLFSAGVVDTSSVHVDSGYLTPEDVSELAAKGAVGDVVGRFITDEGAVADPELDGRTLGLSLEELRNARTSIAVIAGEAKHGVAHAVVASGLCTTLITDEATANDLLGRSQPGS; translated from the coding sequence GTGGCCCTGAACGATACCGACGAGATCCTCGCCGTCAAAGCCGCGGAGCTCTATTACGAGGCGGGCAAGACGCAGGACGAGATCGGCGTCGCCCTCAACGTCAGCCGCTGGAAGGTCGGCCGGCTGCTCGTGGCGGCGCGCGAGCACGGCTTCGTGCGCATCGAGATCGTGCATCCGAGCGCCAGGCGGTTCTCGCTCGAGCGCGAGCTGTGCGGGTTCTACGGCCTGGAGGACGCGGTCGTCGTGCCCGCGGCCGAGAGCGAGTCGGAGACCCAGGCGCGCGTCGCGCAGGCCGCGGCCGACTACCTCACCACGCTGCGGCCGGTGCCGCGCACGCTCGGCGTGAGCTGGGGCCGCACCCTGCACGCGGTCGCCGCCCGGCTCCGCCCGGGATGGGCCGTCGGAGTCAACCCGGTGCAGATCAACGGAAGCGTCTCGAGCACCCGCCAGGCGACCGCCGCCGCGGACACCGCCGTCGTCATCGCGCGCAAGGCGCAGGGCACGGCGACGCTCCTGCCGAGCCCCGCGATCTTCGAGCACGCGGCGACGCGCCGGGCCATCGAGTCGGACCGCTCCGTGCAGTCGGTGCTCGATCTGGCGCGCGCGGCGAACGCCTACCTGTTCAGTGCGGGGGTCGTGGACACCAGCTCGGTGCACGTCGACTCGGGCTACCTGACCCCGGAGGACGTCTCCGAGCTGGCGGCCAAGGGTGCCGTGGGCGACGTCGTCGGCCGGTTCATCACCGACGAGGGCGCCGTGGCCGATCCGGAGCTCGACGGTCGCACCCTCGGCCTCTCGCTCGAGGAGCTCCGCAACGCACGCACGAGCATCGCGGTGATCGCCGGCGAGGCCAAGCACGGGGTCGCCCACGCCGTCGTCGCGAGCGGCCTCTGCACCACCCTGATCACCGACGAAGCCACCGCGAACGACCTCCTCGGCCGCAGCCAGCCGGGTTCGTGA
- the deoC gene encoding deoxyribose-phosphate aldolase, with translation MTIETTVPPVRTLAPAARAVEVLGGDLTEASLRRYLNGIPGVDAVGLEQRAAGLGTRSIKTSSKRWALDTIIRLIDLTTLEGADTPGKVRSLVAKALTPDAGDPTTPRPAAVCVYGDMVPYAVDALGAAHAEAPEGVAVAAVATAFPSGRASLAVKLADTADAVAAGADEIDMVIDRGAFLSGRYGLVFDEIVAVKEACRRPDGSYAHLKVILETGELNTYDNIRRASWLSILAGGDFIKTSTGKVSPAATLPTTLLMLKVVRDWHRLTGEEIGVKPAGGIRSSKDAIKYVVTVAETVGEHWLQPHLFRFGASSLLNDVLLQRQKLATGHYSGADYVTID, from the coding sequence GTGACCATCGAAACCACCGTCCCGCCCGTGCGCACGCTCGCACCGGCGGCGCGCGCCGTCGAGGTGCTCGGCGGAGACCTGACCGAGGCCTCGCTGCGCCGGTACCTGAACGGCATCCCCGGCGTCGACGCGGTCGGGCTCGAGCAGCGCGCCGCCGGGCTCGGCACCCGCTCCATCAAGACGTCCAGCAAGCGCTGGGCGCTCGACACCATCATCCGGCTCATCGACCTGACCACCCTCGAGGGCGCCGACACACCCGGCAAGGTGCGCTCGCTCGTCGCGAAGGCGCTGACCCCGGACGCGGGCGACCCGACCACCCCACGACCGGCGGCGGTGTGCGTCTACGGCGACATGGTCCCGTACGCCGTCGACGCGCTCGGCGCCGCGCACGCCGAAGCGCCCGAGGGTGTCGCCGTCGCCGCGGTCGCGACGGCGTTCCCCAGCGGGCGCGCCTCGCTCGCGGTCAAGCTCGCCGACACCGCAGACGCGGTCGCCGCGGGCGCCGACGAGATCGACATGGTCATCGACCGCGGCGCGTTCCTGTCGGGCCGCTACGGCCTCGTGTTCGACGAGATCGTCGCCGTCAAGGAGGCCTGCCGCCGGCCCGACGGCAGCTACGCGCACCTCAAGGTCATCCTCGAGACCGGCGAGCTGAACACGTACGACAACATCCGTCGGGCGTCGTGGCTGAGCATCCTCGCGGGAGGCGACTTCATCAAGACGTCCACCGGCAAGGTCTCGCCGGCGGCGACCCTGCCCACCACCCTCCTCATGCTCAAGGTGGTGCGCGACTGGCACCGACTCACCGGCGAGGAGATCGGGGTCAAGCCCGCGGGCGGCATCCGCTCCTCGAAGGACGCCATCAAGTACGTCGTGACCGTCGCCGAGACCGTCGGCGAGCACTGGCTGCAGCCGCACCTGTTCCGGTTCGGCGCGTCCAGCCTCCTGAACGACGTGCTCCTGCAGCGCCAGAAGCTCGCGACCGGGCACTACTCCGGCGCCGACTACGTGACGATCGACTGA
- a CDS encoding aldehyde dehydrogenase family protein, which translates to MSFLEYAPAPESRSILSLRDEYGLFIDGEFVAGHGTPFQTISPATEERLATIATADSSDVDAAVAAARRAYEKVWSRMSGTDRGKYLFRIARLVQERARELAVAESLDNGKPIKESRDVDVPLVAAWFFYYAGWADKLEHAGLGPAPRALGVAAQVIPWNFPLLMLAWKIAPALAAGNTVVLKPAETTPLTALLFAEIVQQADLPPGVVNIVTGAGETGRDLVAHPDVNKVAFTGSTAVGREIARSVAGTDKKLTLELGGKAANIVFDDAPIDQAIEGIVNGIFFNQGHVCCAGSRLLVQESIHDEVVDRLKDRLSTLRLGDPLDKNTDIGAINSAEQLQRIRELSDIGEAEGADRWTADCTIPENGFWFAPTIFDNVSTSHRIAREEVFGPVLSVLTFRTPAEAIAKANNTPYGLSAGIWSDKGSRILAVADKLRAGVIWANTFNRFDPASPFGGYKESGYGREGGRHGLGGYLVPGRALPAVSASSASAASVRPTRKGAKK; encoded by the coding sequence ATGAGTTTCCTCGAATACGCCCCGGCTCCCGAGTCGCGGTCGATCCTCAGCCTCCGCGACGAATACGGCCTCTTCATCGACGGCGAGTTCGTCGCCGGCCACGGCACGCCGTTCCAGACGATCTCCCCGGCGACGGAGGAGCGTCTCGCGACGATCGCCACGGCCGACTCCTCCGACGTGGACGCCGCGGTCGCCGCCGCCCGTCGCGCGTACGAGAAGGTCTGGTCGCGGATGAGCGGCACCGACCGCGGCAAATACCTGTTCCGCATCGCCCGCCTCGTCCAGGAACGGGCGCGGGAGCTCGCCGTGGCCGAGAGCCTCGACAACGGCAAGCCGATCAAGGAGAGCCGCGACGTCGACGTCCCGCTCGTCGCTGCCTGGTTCTTCTACTACGCCGGCTGGGCGGACAAGCTGGAGCACGCGGGCCTCGGCCCCGCACCGCGCGCTCTCGGCGTGGCCGCGCAGGTCATCCCGTGGAACTTCCCCCTGCTGATGCTGGCGTGGAAGATCGCCCCGGCGCTCGCGGCCGGCAACACCGTCGTGCTGAAGCCCGCCGAGACCACTCCGCTGACGGCGCTCCTGTTCGCGGAGATCGTGCAGCAGGCCGACCTGCCGCCGGGAGTCGTGAACATCGTGACCGGCGCGGGGGAGACGGGCCGCGACCTCGTCGCGCACCCCGACGTGAACAAGGTCGCGTTCACCGGCTCCACCGCCGTCGGGCGCGAGATCGCACGCTCGGTCGCCGGCACCGACAAGAAGCTGACGCTCGAGCTCGGCGGCAAGGCGGCGAACATCGTCTTCGACGACGCGCCGATCGACCAGGCCATCGAGGGCATCGTGAACGGCATCTTCTTCAACCAGGGCCACGTCTGCTGTGCGGGCAGCCGCCTCCTGGTGCAGGAGAGCATCCACGACGAGGTCGTCGACCGTCTCAAGGACCGGTTGTCGACCCTGCGTCTCGGTGACCCGCTGGACAAGAACACCGACATCGGCGCGATCAACAGCGCCGAGCAGCTGCAGCGCATCCGCGAGCTCTCGGACATCGGGGAGGCCGAGGGCGCCGACCGCTGGACGGCCGACTGCACCATCCCGGAGAACGGCTTCTGGTTCGCGCCGACGATCTTCGACAACGTGTCGACCAGCCATCGCATCGCCCGCGAGGAGGTGTTCGGTCCGGTGCTCTCGGTGCTGACCTTCCGCACCCCGGCCGAGGCCATCGCCAAGGCGAACAACACCCCCTACGGCCTCTCGGCCGGCATCTGGAGCGACAAGGGCAGCCGCATCCTCGCGGTCGCCGACAAGCTGCGCGCCGGCGTCATCTGGGCCAACACCTTCAACCGGTTCGATCCGGCCAGTCCGTTCGGCGGCTACAAGGAGTCCGGCTATGGGCGCGAGGGAGGCCGTCACGGCCTCGGCGGGTACCTGGTGCCCGGGCGCGCCCTGCCGGCGGTCTCCGCCTCGTCCGCCTCCGCCGCCTCCGTCCGCCCGACCCGCAAGGGAGCCAAGAAGTGA
- a CDS encoding aldehyde dehydrogenase family protein yields the protein MSRLAVPKTYKLYIGGKFPRSESGRTYEVLSATGAFLANAAKGSRKDARDAVVAARAAVSGWAGATAYNRGQVLYRIAELLEGRRAQFVDEIRNAEGVSAAAAGAQVDEAIDRWVWYAGWADKFAQVAGNANPVAGPYFNISVPEPTGVVAVIAPQDSSLLGFVSAVAPALVAGNTVVVVASERFPLSAISLSEVLATSDVPGGVVNILTGSPAEIAPWLASHADVNALDLVGAGALEWVDLQIAAAETLKRVLPPENGTDAAAPSLDRIAFFTETKTVWHTKSLL from the coding sequence GTGAGCCGCCTCGCCGTGCCGAAGACCTACAAGCTCTACATCGGCGGGAAGTTCCCGCGCAGCGAGTCCGGGCGCACTTACGAGGTGCTGTCGGCGACGGGCGCCTTCCTCGCGAACGCCGCGAAGGGGTCCCGCAAGGACGCCCGCGACGCCGTGGTTGCCGCACGCGCCGCCGTCTCGGGCTGGGCGGGGGCCACAGCGTACAACCGCGGCCAGGTGCTGTACCGCATCGCCGAGCTCCTGGAAGGGCGGCGGGCGCAGTTCGTCGACGAGATCCGGAACGCCGAAGGCGTCTCGGCGGCCGCCGCCGGCGCGCAGGTCGACGAGGCGATCGACCGCTGGGTCTGGTACGCGGGCTGGGCCGACAAGTTCGCACAGGTCGCGGGCAACGCCAACCCGGTCGCCGGCCCGTACTTCAACATCTCGGTGCCCGAGCCGACCGGTGTCGTGGCGGTGATCGCCCCGCAGGACTCGAGCCTGCTCGGGTTCGTCAGCGCCGTCGCCCCGGCCCTCGTCGCGGGCAACACGGTCGTCGTGGTCGCCAGCGAGCGCTTCCCGCTCTCCGCGATCAGCCTGAGCGAAGTGCTCGCGACCAGCGATGTGCCCGGCGGCGTCGTCAACATCCTCACCGGGTCGCCGGCCGAGATCGCCCCGTGGCTGGCCTCGCACGCCGACGTCAACGCGCTCGACCTGGTCGGCGCGGGTGCGCTGGAGTGGGTCGACCTGCAGATCGCGGCGGCGGAGACGCTCAAGCGCGTCCTCCCGCCGGAGAACGGCACGGACGCGGCGGCTCCGTCGCTCGACCGCATCGCGTTCTTCACCGAGACGAAGACGGTCTGGCACACCAAGTCCCTGCTCTGA
- a CDS encoding SGNH/GDSL hydrolase family protein, translated as MPEEWDAGRGALALIGDSLTQSGDWSALLPGETVWNFGVAGDTTDDVVARLGDVIASRPGTIALLIGTNDLAWRRSAEHVVRNVETALVTLRKELPEARILAQSVLPRGVEFAEQIRDINRHLWQFAPTVHAGWLDLWPAMALEDGELNPAYTEDRLHLNAEGYRVWAGELAPALERVRELPPSSRAIELPDLGGAA; from the coding sequence ATGCCGGAGGAATGGGACGCGGGCAGGGGCGCGCTGGCCCTGATCGGTGACAGCTTGACGCAGAGCGGCGACTGGTCGGCGCTTCTCCCCGGTGAGACCGTCTGGAACTTCGGCGTCGCGGGGGATACGACGGACGACGTCGTCGCGCGCCTCGGCGATGTCATCGCCTCGCGCCCTGGCACGATCGCCTTGTTGATCGGGACCAACGACCTGGCCTGGCGGCGTTCCGCCGAGCATGTCGTCCGCAACGTGGAGACGGCGCTCGTGACGCTGCGCAAGGAGCTGCCGGAGGCGCGCATCCTGGCGCAGTCCGTGCTGCCGCGCGGCGTCGAGTTCGCCGAGCAGATCAGGGACATCAACCGCCACCTGTGGCAGTTCGCTCCCACCGTGCACGCAGGCTGGCTGGACCTCTGGCCCGCGATGGCGCTGGAGGACGGCGAGCTGAACCCGGCGTACACGGAGGACCGCCTCCACTTGAACGCCGAGGGCTACCGGGTGTGGGCGGGGGAGTTGGCACCGGCTCTCGAGCGCGTGCGCGAACTGCCGCCGTCGAGCCGGGCGATCGAGCTGCCCGACCTGGGCGGGGCTGCCTGA